ATGGCTGAAATCCGCAAGCGTCGCGTGCCGCCATCCTGCCAACGGCATGGGAACGGGGCAAGGGCGGCAATTCCGCCAGGCGCCTGCGCTCCCGGTTCAGGCGAAGCAGGCGGCGACCAGGCGGCGGAAGGCTTCGGCGCGATGGCTCATCTCGTGCTTTTCGGCCGGTTCCATCTCGGCGAAGGTGATCTGTCGGTCCTTGGGCAAGAAGATCGGATCGTAGCCGAAACCCTTGTCGCCCCGCGGCGGCCAGGTCACGGTCCCGAAGACCTTGCCCTGAAAGGTCTCGCAATGGCCGTCGGGCCAGCAGAGCGCCAGCACGCAGGCGAAATGGGCCCGGTGGTCGTCGACGCCGGCCAGGGCGTTCCAGACCTTCTTCATGGCGAGCCCGAAATCCTTTTCCGGGCCCGCCCAGCGGGCCGAATGGATGCCCGGCTTGCCCCCCAGGGCTTCCACCGCCAGGCCCGAATCGTCGGCCAGGGCGGGCAGGCCCGACGCCTGGGCCGCCGCCCGGGCCTTGATGAGGGCGTTTTCGACGAAGTTCCAGCCGGTTTCCTCCGGCTCGGCCAGGCCCAGGGCGCCGGCCGACACAACTTCGACCCCGAAGGGCGCCAGCAGCTCGCCGATTTCCCGGACCTTGCCGGCGTTGTGGCTGGCGATGACCAGCTTCCCGTCTTCAAAGCGACGCGCCATCAGGGCTGCTCCAGCCCCAGGACCTGGCGTTGCAGACCGGTCAGGTGGTCGACGCCCCAGCGGGCCAGTCCCAGAAGGTCGAGGAACTGGGTCTCGCTGAACGGCCGGTCCTCGGCGGTACCCTGGATTTCCACGATGCCGCCCTTGGCGGTGAGCACGAAATTGGCGTCGGCCTCGGCATCCGAATCCTCGGCGTAGTCCAGATCCAGCAGGGCATGCCCCTTGTAGAGCCCGCAAGACACCGCGGCCACCTGGTCGACCAGTGGGATGGCCTTCAGCATGCCCAGTTCCACCAGTCGCCGGAAAGCCAGATGCAAGGCCACGTAGGCCCCGGTGATGGAAGCGGTGCGGGTGCCGCCGTCGGCCTGGATGACGTCGCAGTCGATGCGCACCTGGATCTCGCCCATGGCCTTCAGGTCGGTAACCGCCCGGAGGGAACGGCCGATCAGGCGCTGGATTTCCTGGCTGCGCCCCGACTGCCCGCCCTTGGCGGCCTCGCGCGCCGTGCGCTGGGAGGTGGCGCGGGGCAGCATGCCGTATTCGGCCGTCACCCAGCCGTGGCCGGCGTCGCGCAGCCAACTGGGCAGGCGGTCCTCGACGGACGCGAGGCAAAGCACGTGGGTGTCGCCGAACCGCACCAGGCAAGAGCCTTCGGCGTACTTGTTGACGTCAGGTTCCAGCGCCACGGTGCGGAGCTGGTCTAGGGCGCGGCCGGAAGGTCTCATCTGGGGTTCCTCGGGCGAATCGTTGACCTCGGAAGCTAGCGCGGTCGGGCTTGCGCGTAAACCCCAGCTTTCATAGAGTCCGCCCCGCATGATTACCGAACTCAACGAACGCTCGCGCGAGGTCTTCCGTCAGATCGTCGACGCCTACCTGGAAACGGGGGAACCCGTGGGCTCGCGCACGGTGGCGCGACGGCTGCGCATGGCCCTGTCCCCGGCCACCATCCGCAACACCATGGCCGACCTGGAGGAGGCCGGGCTGTTGTTCGCCCC
This Magnetospirillum sp. WYHS-4 DNA region includes the following protein-coding sequences:
- the rph gene encoding ribonuclease PH, with the protein product MRPSGRALDQLRTVALEPDVNKYAEGSCLVRFGDTHVLCLASVEDRLPSWLRDAGHGWVTAEYGMLPRATSQRTAREAAKGGQSGRSQEIQRLIGRSLRAVTDLKAMGEIQVRIDCDVIQADGGTRTASITGAYVALHLAFRRLVELGMLKAIPLVDQVAAVSCGLYKGHALLDLDYAEDSDAEADANFVLTAKGGIVEIQGTAEDRPFSETQFLDLLGLARWGVDHLTGLQRQVLGLEQP
- the rdgB gene encoding RdgB/HAM1 family non-canonical purine NTP pyrophosphatase, giving the protein MARRFEDGKLVIASHNAGKVREIGELLAPFGVEVVSAGALGLAEPEETGWNFVENALIKARAAAQASGLPALADDSGLAVEALGGKPGIHSARWAGPEKDFGLAMKKVWNALAGVDDHRAHFACVLALCWPDGHCETFQGKVFGTVTWPPRGDKGFGYDPIFLPKDRQITFAEMEPAEKHEMSHRAEAFRRLVAACFA